The genome window AAAGACCGTTGTTGTTTTCGTTCAGCCCTCGTTGATTGGGAGCACCAACTTCGGCAAAGTAAGTGTGAAGGTCAAATTGATTGGCAATCTCGCGCCAGCCGGCGAATTCTTTTCCGTTGTCAAAGGTAATCGATTTGAAGAAGTGCCGCGGGAATTTCCGAAGCCACTGACTTAAGTGTTGGTTAATCGCATCAGCCGTCTTTTCGTGCACATTGAGTACAATTTCGACCTTCGATTGGCGTTCGGTCAGGGTCATTACCGCCCCTTGGTGCTTTTTGCCTTGGACGGTATCAGCTTCAAGGTGCCCAAATTCAGTGGCATAGTGCGGAAAGTCCTTGGCACGCTCGTGAATACTTCGCCCCAATTGGCCAGCCTTCCCACGGCGCTCGACATAGCCATTCGGGTGCCGCTTACCTCGCATCGGCAAGGAACGGACATCGAAGCCGAACTGGCCACGTTCAAACATCCGGTAAAGAGTTCGCCGGTTACAACTAATTGGGCGCTCAGCGCGCCCAATAATGGTATCAGGCGTCCACCTCTGGGCAATTTTGTCGTTGATATAAGTGAGTTCAGCCAGTGACAACTGAGTACGTTTTCGGCCACAACGTTGCTTATTGCGCATATAGTGATCTTGATAATCAGCAATTGAGGCACCGGTTTCCAGGTAACGATAAACGCGATAAACGGTTTCGGCGCAACGTTTGATCATTTGGGCCACTCGGTACGCTTTAAGCTTTTGCACGAAAGAATGGGCGATGATTGTCAGCTCGTTTGTGGTAAGATGGGTGTAAGTCATTTGTGGTTTCCTTTCTTTTGTTTAGGGGTATTCAAAAGTCTACCACAAATGGCTTTTCTATTTTTCTAACTTAATTTTACAAACGGCGTTATTTACTTGGAGGATTTTTGATGAAAAAGAAATCAATATGGATAACCATCTTAGTGGATGTAAGCTGATTCCTGAGACAACTTTTAGGAGAGGGTATAATGAATAAATCGTCTCTCAAAAGGAAGGAATTTTTACATGCCAACTCGTTACGGCAAAGAATTCAAACAAAACATTATCAACCTATATAAGCAAGGCAAATCAGCTGCCCAACTGGCTTAAGCAGGATTTCTCGACCACTGGTTTAAATCAAAAATGGACCGCTGATATGCCCTATATTCAAACGAAGCGTAATGGCTGGTGTTACTTATCAACCATCATGGACCTGCACTCACGACGGATTATCGGCTATTCGTTCTCAAAAAAGATGGCTACTGATTTAGTCTTAAAGGCCCTGGAAAGCGCGGTTAAAAATCGAACCATTACTGGGGACCTGATTATCCACACAGACTTAGGATCACAGTATACCAGCGATGATTACAATCAACGTTTAACTGAACTACATATCCGCCACTCGTACAGCCGTAAGGGTTGTCCGTATGATAATGCACCAATGGAATCTTTTCATGCTTCCCTCAAAAAGGAATGTGTTTATCCAGTGCCGGTCTTTGAGAATTATGAAACTGCCGCTGCTGTCCTTTTTGAATATGTGCATGCTTTCTACAATGGGAAGAGAATTCATAGTTCACTGGGCTACCAGACCCCCTTACAAGTTGAAATCGCAACACTTACGAGCCAAATGGCCGCCTGATTTAATGCTTTCCATGGTTCAAATAAGTTATTAATCACGATTAATGATTTATTTGAGCTGTGGAAGGTAAACGCGGTTCTGAATGTCTCTTAAAACCTGTCTCAAATATTGACTTCAATCCAACTCGAAAATCAGCAAAAATGAAAACAGCCGGATTGCTCAAATTGCTTTCAAACCCCCAATTAATTGCGATTACCGGATATTTAAACTAGAATATAACTTATAGATGATTTTAACAAATGGAAATACTTGAGAAGAGGTTTTGTTATGAGAACGTTTGCGATAAGGGCTCATGATGGGGTCATGGAAATCGATTATTCAGAGAATTCCAATAAGCCCCCTTTTAGGAAGTTTATGATCACCTACAACCCCAAATTTTCAATTGGCGATAATCTTGAGAACATTAAGGCTGCCCTCACTGGGTTGCCAATTTATGCAGCAATTATTGAGAATTCATTGAACTATGAATTCTCTGACACGATTATCGGTATTAATCATCAAAAGATCGATATTGGCCTAGCAATTGCCAACATGATGAATATTCCGGTCGTTAGCCTGCATAAGGTTCAAGATGTTGGTTTGGAAAAAGCAGTGGCAGAAAAACAGGAATATTTGAAGTGGCACCTTGATTATTATGGTGAGTACAGCGGCAAGCGTAACTATGGGCAAGAGGCCATGCTGACAATCGGTAACGGCTACTTTGGCCTGCGGGGTGCGTATGTCGAAGCGAACGCCAACCAGGATAATTACCCTGGGATGTACGTTGCTGGTGTCTACAATCAACTCACAACCAAAATTAACGGTCGGGATGTTGTCAACGAAGATCTAGTAAACCTCCCCAATGCTCAATACATCAGTTTTGGGGTGGATCATCAACAACCGTTTGAAATTAAAAAAGAAGATATTCAAGATATTTATCGAAGCCTAAATTTGCGAACTGGTGTTTTAACAACCACCTTGCATATTCAATTATCAACTGGCCACATTTTGCAAGTTCGGGCTACCAAAGTTGCCAATATGACAAATTGGCATCGTTATTCCATCAAGTATGAATTAAAACCAATCAACTTTTCTGGGAGCATTCAACTCTATTCAAAAATTGACGGGACTGTTATTAATGGCAATGTTGA of Limosilactobacillus reuteri contains these proteins:
- a CDS encoding IS30 family transposase; translation: MTYTHLTTNELTIIAHSFVQKLKAYRVAQMIKRCAETVYRVYRYLETGASIADYQDHYMRNKQRCGRKRTQLSLAELTYINDKIAQRWTPDTIIGRAERPISCNRRTLYRMFERGQFGFDVRSLPMRGKRHPNGYVERRGKAGQLGRSIHERAKDFPHYATEFGHLEADTVQGKKHQGAVMTLTERQSKVEIVLNVHEKTADAINQHLSQWLRKFPRHFFKSITFDNGKEFAGWREIANQFDLHTYFAEVGAPNQRGLNENNNGLLRRDGLTKQLDFRNLPDELVTQLMSKRNNLPRKSLGYRTPYEVFMSYVTDEQLFSF
- a CDS encoding IS3 family transposase is translated as MPNWLKQDFSTTGLNQKWTADMPYIQTKRNGWCYLSTIMDLHSRRIIGYSFSKKMATDLVLKALESAVKNRTITGDLIIHTDLGSQYTSDDYNQRLTELHIRHSYSRKGCPYDNAPMESFHASLKKECVYPVPVFENYETAAAVLFEYVHAFYNGKRIHSSLGYQTPLQVEIATLTSQMAA